A region of the Hirundo rustica isolate bHirRus1 chromosome 5, bHirRus1.pri.v3, whole genome shotgun sequence genome:
CTGTTAAGACTTtgagaaatgtttctttctcctgttttaGCTCTGTACTTTACTCTCAAAGTGGACATCTTGATGTTGAACTTTCTGTGAtgcaaaactcttttttttttttttttttttttggtgcaagtATGTGGAAGAGTAACCAACACTTTCTTCCATTATACCAAGGGATCTGTAGACCTTGTGAGACATTAGGTTCTTTCAGTGAAAGGGGGAGATGTGTCTCTTTTTATGAACAGCTGGCTCAGAATATTTTACTCCTTCTGAATGGTTTTTAAGAAGGACTAAGGCATTCATACTTTTTGTGAGTAGACAGAGTTTGCTACTTGGCTTTTTTGAACAGCTGCTTGTGCCATTGCTTAAGACTTCCAAATAAGTCCTCAAGAAGTAGTTCCTGAACTTTCTCTCACTCCTTGGAAGTAGACTCCATTGACTGAAGTGGCTCCAGTCATGAAGATCATGCTATGTGTTTATtgtaaaataattgaaaattattgaaaatgCCTTCAGACGTGATGAAAATTACTCCCTGCTATGTGTTTAAAAAGTTCTTACAGCTCATGAGAGCATAACTTCACATGTAGCCTCCTTACAAAACATACATGGATGCTGGACAAGGTAAGTCTTCCTGAAACAGGCTGTTTCTAATGTGCTGGCCTCTACTCAGTTCCTTGCTAACCACAAATCCATGtcatccttccttccccaggACTACGTTTATCCTCAAGCTAAGGACAGGCAGCTCCTCCACTACTTCTACCGCAAATCCAAAAAGCAGCGGTTTAATGTGGAGCGATACAACAAACTCAAAGACGACCTAGCAGAGGTATTTAACTGCAGTCCTTCAATAATGATGCAGCTTCTGGCTTAGGACTTTTTCAGTAAACTCTCAGCTAACAGAAAATTGACCTCAGGGCTTGCTATCCAAACAAGCTTATCAGCCAGTTTCAGCTGTTCAGATAATCATTCAGTGTTTGCCTTTGATGTATAAATTACTTCTGTAAGTCGTCAGAAAGGGAGACCttaatgaatttaatttaaCACAAGTAAGTCAGTTTATCAGCAAGACATCTATTTTTTGCATACTCTAATTAATGTTGCATTTTTGGCCGTTTAATACAATAGCTGCACTTATTTTGGGCACAGTATGTTTGCTGCACTGCTGCGGTAAACCAATCTCCTCCCTTCCGTGAAAGGAGATTGCCTTGCAGAGTTCAGCATTTGACAACATAACCTTATTCCTTAGGTAAAAGGTTTAGGTTTCCAGAATATGAGTGACTGGATGGAAAAGGTGGTATGTTCACCTAGGAGAAACTTGATGGCCTTCATGAAATAGTTGTAGCAGATCTCTTACTCCTCAGTTATTACTCCTCCACCCCATCTTGACAGCCCTGTATTCAATATCtcataaaagaaaaggaaaatggaaaatacctCAATTTTGGCTCAAACCCCATAGTTCAGAGTGTAATTTCAGGTACCATAATTGACATGATGTTACAGTTTTACCCTTTTTCAGTGGCCTGGGGGTATGAATTTTTTAATTGTCACTTCAGGAAAATAATACTTTGGGGTGTGGGTGAGTGGGTTAACGGGTAGGGTTCCTTCTTCTCTCTGGAGACTGCATGACTTGAGCAGGTCTGTCAGTGTTCAGTATCCTCCATTTGACTGGTGTGGTTCCTTGCCTAAGACCACTGCtttctgagaaaagaaagacagtGCATGtgtgaaagaggagaaaacagagGCTGCAGAAGGATGAactcttcctctctctttggCAGGCAGAAGAATCCCTAAGGCGTCTGCGCCAACCCCTGCACCTGAGGCTTCCCATCCAGGAAATCAGTGACAAGGACTGACTTTGGTTTTGTGCATATTGGAGATGCCCTTTCAAAGCTGATACAAACATTTAGTTACTCCATAACACCTCTGGGTATTTTTGACCactaaagttttaaaagttgcaataaacacctttaaaaattatttggtcACTTGATGGTtttgcatgtgttttttttgtttggttggttttttttaaccatatgaagaaactgctgaagtaaagttcttcaaaatatttgtcaaaTCTCATTAGTACAATGGAGGCATTCTTACTGCTGGTAAAATGACAAAACAGACAAGTATAGCCTTTTTAGTACTATTTACTATAGCACAACAGTAGCTCATAGGATAATTAACTTCGGCATGGAGTAGTAAGGATTCTTTTCCTGCAAttactgtttccttttccctggTCTGTGCACTGACTCTTTGTAACACCACAGGTGAAGTTTAGATTAGCGTAACAATTAAGCTTTCTTAGTAAAAAGTGCTGGAAAAGTAAGGCATCTCAAACTTGCTATGAAATCATTTAAGCTTCACTGTTGCATTTTATTGAAAGAATTTATCAAAACATTGAAACATACATGCTTTATACAAAGTTTAAAAGTAGGTGTAGCAAGATACAACATTTATGACTCATAGATACGGAAAGACTTAACTAAAGCAGAGCCAGTAAATCAGtcattttttatcatttttttccccaggaaagtgGATTAAGACACTTTGCTCAGTTTGAGTTCTCTGTTGTCCCTCAGAGGAACAATTAATAAtgtaaaaaacaacaacaacaaccacaaaaaaaacccaacaaaaaaaccctaagaaaaGAAGTATTTGCTTCAAGTCAGCACCATTGCAATTACTGATGCTGCAGCAGTAACCATCCTGTGGTGACCATGCACCATCCCTTTTATGTAGACAATGACAGAGGTATGGCTGATCTTCTCCAGGGCCAAGAGGAGGCCTGATCCAACTCAAAGGCCTGAAGTATGAAGGTTTGCATATGTTATATTTTGTAGAGCTGCCTAGAGTTGTCCAGCAGCTTTAGCTTTAGATGCAGACAAGGCAAGCTCACTCTGAGCAAGTTGCACATGGTCTCATCTCACTACTGCTGTTCTTCTCCTGAGGATGCATAGCACCAGCAAGCTGTATTTGTGCCCCAAGCATAAATTATATTCAAGCAAAAGGAAACCCTTTATTAATCAACCTTATTTGATTAATCCTATATTAATGCTGCAGTTGTACTCAAGGAATTAAGTTCCTTTTTTgtgtttcaagaaaataaaaataaagtctaAAAAGCCCATTAAAGCTACAAAAGTTGTGGATTCTGCTGTccacaaatttaaaaagatgCCCTGCAAACATATTCCCTGTAAACTGCTCTTGGAGCAAGTCAAGTTAATCTAATGGAACATTAGAAATGTTTTGGAAATAGTAAGATGTGCCATAGTTAGATGGCAATCAAGCAAGAAGCTTTTAAGACAAAAGTAGTCTGGAGCATCAATTTCAATAAAATCTGAGCACCTAATAGTTTGGCACCAGTCAatttttcccaaattccctgagATAAAGTCCCTGGTGTAATTCTAGTATTAAAACTGCTTTaagattttggaaaatattagGTACACAAACTGTAATGTTTGATCCCAGTGATTTTGCAGACAATCTTGTAGAATAGCAAGTCTCCTCAACTAAGATGGTATTCTTTACTTCTGCAGCAAGTAGTAGTAATGGTCATCACTGCTAAATAATCTACTTAGATTTTGgatgaaaatacagttttttagTTAACATGGAGGCAAAACAAGGAATCTGTTTTTTCCCTATAGCATTAATATCTTTGCACATATCTACTCTGCGATACGATACTTTCCTGTTAACAACAGTAAGAAGTTCTGTGAACTCCAAGGAAGATCCATACTTCCTCAGGGTCTCACACAAATCTTGGATGTACCAGGAGCCATTTACAGTTTCACGATGAGAATAGTAGCCTAGAgtagaaaaataacataaaattgCATCCAAATGTAAGTAGTGATAACctcttggaaaaatatttatgaaagtCACTAAGTACCAGCTATAAAGAATTGCTAATGGCTGTAAATCTTACTTTGCCAATCACGTAATTTCACTGCAAAGTGCAGATGGGAAATGGCTTTGCTAGCACTTGTAGTGCTCAGCTAAGAGGAACATGATTTGAGGACTGGCAGCTTACACAACTGCATCTCCATAAGAGAGCAGATGGGACTGAGGAAAGAAACAGCCATGTAGTGCAGAGAAATTTATAAGCCACCAGAATCCTGGAAAAGAGATGGATGTTTGCTGTCAGGAGGCAGCTCAGCCACAAGACTGATGACAATACTTTTGTTTGGCAAATTTAATGCACCTTGATAATTTACTTTAACCTTTTCTTTAGCACAAGACAAGTAGCTACTTATAAGGCACGTAAATCAGATGACTTGGAACTGTTCTCATTTTTTGGACTGCAAAATGAACAAGTGTTCAGGGTTGTTAGAGTGAAGTATCAGACACTGGATGTAAAATACTAGCACTTACCTTGCGCCACAGAGTAGCACATGATAAAATCCGCACCAGCAGGCAGAGTATAGACACCAGCTGCATCCACTTCAGTCTCATTGACAGGGGattcactgctgctgtctgttGCATCGTGAGCAATGACTGGATCATCATGTTTATCACCTCGACAAGCCTGTTGGGGAGAAGAGTTGTTATGCCTGCACCCGTGCCGAGCTCACTGTTAATGTGATAATTCTGACACTAACCAGAGGCACTTCTGTTCAGCTAGGTGTGCCACATTACCATGACTCTGCCTTCAGAAAGACCCATTTACTTCTCTTTCACTTGAAAGTCTATTGAAAGCTCGAAGATGATCTCAGAGTCACTAAGACTGGAAGGGATCTCttgagatcatctagtccaacccccaGCTGAAGCAGTGTTAGCTACAGCATGTTGTCCAGGATTATGTCCAGTCAGCTTTTGAGGATCTTCATAGGTGGAGGCTCCACAAGCTGTATGGCTGACCTCTCCCAGTGTTTGACCaacctcacagtaaaaaaaaaaaaaaaaaaaaaaaaaaaaaaaaaaaaagtgttttcttgtgTTGAGATgaaattttgtgtgttttaatttgttCCAGTTGGATCTTAACCTGTCACTTGGTTAAGAGCCAACTGAGAAGAGCCTGTCTCCCTGCTATTGTGTCCCACCTGGTGTTTAAAACATTGGGAAGACTCCCATGAGCCATCTCCTCCAAGCTGAGCagtccagctctctcagcctctcctcgtATCAAACATATTCCAGAGTCCCTTAATCATCTGTGGCCCTTTGCAGGACTCACTCCAGCAAGCCTGTATTTTTCTGGAACTGGGGAACTCGGGACTGGAGACAATACTTCAgatgcagcctcaccagtgctgagtagaGAGGAAGAAGTATCTCCCTTGCTGGCAAGGCAGTGTTGAATTACTGCTCTGAAGCACAGCCATCATTACATGCTGTCACCCTTCTGCTCTTAGTGCAGTCTCAAGTGTGTTTGTTGAGCGAGGGTTTCTGTGGGAGGTCAGTAGTGATCCCATTATTGTCAGTGATGCAGAAATGCTACACGTGGAGGGGGACAAGGTGAGAACACACACAAGAGATACAAAGGAGCCTTACTTCATTACCACTAACAAAAGACAACACAAAGAATCTTCTTTACAGTGATAAAGTGTCATCTTGATCTTTCTTCTGATTTCCAGAGGTAAGTGCTATGCCAATTGCACTGGAAAAGAACTCAGGTGATGAACTAAGTTAACTAGCTTTTTGATGAGTACATATTATAAATGTTTCCAAGTATTGCTTAGAACTTAAAATTGAAatatgaaagtattttttccatctttggcaccaggttaaaaaaaaagtaatctgaaTGAATCCTAATGAAAGGATTAACAATATGCTGTTTCTTGCAGCAACTCTGTGTCCTAAGGAAGcttttatttggggaaaaaaaataatacttagAATTACTCTGAAAACTACTACAATTACAATCTGCTGAAGGCCAGGTTCTTATGTGAGCTTGCTAATTGTAACCTGGATAAAGATGGGATAAAGCCCTGCATGACCTGGTTTGACCCCATGACTACTTTGAACAGAAGGCTGGACCAGAGACCTCCTGACATACCTCCCAACTTCTCATTTCCTTGTGAaccaaggaaaggaagaggaggttACATGTGGTCTTTACCTGACCACTTAGCACAAACAATATTCCTGAGTCAATAAAGCCTTAATTTGATTATTTAGCTTCTACAGAGATGCCAAGTACAGGTCatagaccaaaaaaaaacaccaaaaacaaacaaccaccaccaacaacaaatGAAAATCACTGccaccacaaaaacaaccaaccaaaaagtcccacaaaagaaaggaaacagacaaaaacccaacacaaaacCCAGCTTCACCAAGGATCATTGCCTGGAAGGAAGCAATGAAGATAGAAAGGTTTGATAGCTTATCAGCTTAGCCTAGGGCTGTGACCAATAGGAACTGAGCTGAGGCTGCACAGAACTTTCTCAAAAAAACTTCCTACTGCCTCCTCTGCTATTAAATACACACTGACAATCGATCCGATGTGGGCttaatttgtgtttcttttgtaAAATTACTTATTAaatgtcgctagaggacacgaagaAAAATGATACTCACACTCTAATGTAAAAGAAGGCTAACTTTATTACGGTTACTTCACTTATATaaattctggacaatgaccagggattggagaacaaggttaccacctctccatcccactggcgaggctagaagtcaatcagttgtccctcatcagagaggaatgtgaaaaacaactcttgtttatgttacaagcatgAGAAGACTTGACTACAGAATTGTAAACATTCACAAAAAGCTAATAGAATATGGCAACAATTAAATACAACTGTAATAATAATACTAACAGTAGTATACATTAGGGTTtctaataaaaacagaaaaatcattgTCTTAAATGCCTTGTGGAAAGACTGCATCAGGAGAACTGACAACTGTATTGCAGGAAGACACAAGTCAGTGTTAACTACACTAAATTCAGAAACAGACATCTTACCTGAATGATAAATATCTTTGGTTTTCCTACCAAACTCTGGCACTTGTCTCCTCTGAACATGTCTGTGATTGTCTGAATTTTGATCTTGCCATCATATGCATATATATGATCATCCTCACCGTGACTCAGGAACACACACAGAAAGCAGTCAG
Encoded here:
- the CASP6 gene encoding caspase-6 isoform X1 gives rise to the protein MSGSERRPPAGRVQLDSRPTLPTTDGNENITEVDALNISRQSLDPAMEYKMNHQRRGLALIFNHEHFFWRLTLLDRRGTMADRNNLKRSLTDLGFEVRLFDDLKAEDVLQKIHEASVDDHSNADCFLCVFLSHGEDDHIYAYDGKIKIQTITDMFRGDKCQSLVGKPKIFIIQACRGDKHDDPVIAHDATDSSSESPVNETEVDAAGVYTLPAGADFIMCYSVAQGYYSHRETVNGSWYIQDLCETLRKYGSSLEFTELLTVVNRKVSYRRVDMCKDINAIGKKQIPCFASMLTKKLYFHPKSK
- the CASP6 gene encoding caspase-6 isoform X2 — encoded protein: MSGSERRPPAGRVQLDSRPTLPTTDGNENITEVDALNIRQSLDPAMEYKMNHQRRGLALIFNHEHFFWRLTLLDRRGTMADRNNLKRSLTDLGFEVRLFDDLKAEDVLQKIHEASVDDHSNADCFLCVFLSHGEDDHIYAYDGKIKIQTITDMFRGDKCQSLVGKPKIFIIQACRGDKHDDPVIAHDATDSSSESPVNETEVDAAGVYTLPAGADFIMCYSVAQGYYSHRETVNGSWYIQDLCETLRKYGSSLEFTELLTVVNRKVSYRRVDMCKDINAIGKKQIPCFASMLTKKLYFHPKSK